The window ACATTGCTGTCTGCGTTCCTCTCCGCTATAACTACATATGTACTGCCAAAAGAACATATATTGTAATTGGCATAATTTGGGCGATGAGTTCACTTTCTGTCCTGCCGGATGTCTTCATCCTCCTGGCTACTGAACCTCTGGAGTTTTTAAATTCAAGAGTGTACTGTTCCAGGGATACTGTGTTTAGGAGCACCTACAGTCTAAAGAAGAGGGATACGTCCCACATAGTGTTTCTGGTAGTGGTTTGGCTCACTCTGTTCTACACTTACTTCAGAATTTTGTTTGTGGCCAAGGCTGCAAATGCAGATGCTAAAAAGGCCAGAAACACTATCCTGCTTCATGGTTTTCAGGTGCTGCTGTGTATGATGGTGTATGTGCAGCCTATGTTGATTCAAGCTTTCATATACTTGTTCCCAAGAGGCCTTAGTTCAATagcatttcttttgtttattataaacCAAATCCTCCCCCGCTTTGTTAGTCCTATTGTCTACGGGCTACGAGACAGGACATTCAGGAAGTACTTCAAAAGGTATCTGTGTACATTAAACAACACTCCAAGTGTATGAAACAGATCAAAACAATTGGTAATGCTAAGCCCAGCTTCAGAAAACAAGCATGGGGTTGAATCACACAATCAAGGAGAGGGTTTGCAGATTGTTAACTCTAGAGTCTCATGCAGACGACTGTGATTAGTAAGATAATGGTCCATCACTACACTGTATTAAGTGTCTGATGAAACTGTCCAGCCTCACGAGATGATAACAGAtaagtgtcagtgtgtatctgcTGTGGGCTGTTATGGTCCCCATCTGATACTAGTGACAACCTATTATCATATTGAATGCAGTGATCAGAGATCCcaaataaaatttgattttgaattttttctgGCACAGATTGAGAACGCATCATAGCCTCTGAAGTGATCGAGGGTAAAACTTTacttaacctttatttattaatttttggttttagtttATGGTTCCGCTGTTAAATTCTAAagatgaatggagagagaaatgttttattaccCCGGCCACTATGTTTTCTTtgcaatgaaaatattttttcattataacCATTTCATCTAAAACATACATCTCTTTAAATTAATatggattaattaaatataCGTTTTCATTAAACAGATGTGATTGTTCcattaaaattcatttattaataattcatctgtatttaatttagttttaagaCCTAAGTTCAGCACTATATGTCATAGTCAGGGTTCCTCAATAGCTTTGCCATGCATGAGAACAAATCCCCAGCGATACTTCAGTACTACTGTGTCTTAGTACTCCTATATGGAGTATTAGATGAAACATTTTCCAAGGGCTAAAActcaattattattatactcctataaatattgtttttcctcCAAAGGGACACTATGACCATTAAACTAATTCATTTAGATTAAGGGGaattttaaagctgctctgtggGGTTTTCTAGTGTGTCATTCTCTTCACTGCCTTTGCTGGTGTATTACTGCATATTAT is drawn from Seriola aureovittata isolate HTS-2021-v1 ecotype China chromosome 2, ASM2101889v1, whole genome shotgun sequence and contains these coding sequences:
- the LOC130177511 gene encoding odorant receptor 131-2-like, whose amino-acid sequence is MALNYRDTFVVAIGKNVAVVVLGITISYINATMVHTFNKHHIFKMNPRFILFIHLVFNDMIQLTTSISLFIFSYTFHTIYVSICCLLILPAIFTTQNTPLNLAFMAAECYIAVCLSVLPDVFILLATEPLEFLNSRVYCSRDTVFRSTYSLKKRDTSHIVFLVVVWLTLFYTYFRILFVAKAANADAKKARNTILLHGFQVLLCMMVYVQPMLIQAFIYLFPRGLSSIAFLLFIINQILPRFVSPIVYGLRDRTFRKYFKRYLCTLNNTPSV